A single Nostoc sp. PCC 7107 DNA region contains:
- a CDS encoding HAMP domain-containing protein — MTTEQLTRETDNLDLKQLLKTLTAVKKGDFSVRMSVDQTGLAGKIADTLNDIIDQNERMALELQRIGNVVGKDGKITERASMGTVRGSWSDCVNSVNTLITDLVQPTAETTRVIRAVANGDLSQTIPTELDGKALKGEFLQTANIVNTMVDRLGSFASEVTRVAREVGTEGKLGVQAEVKGVAGTWKDLTDNVNLMAGNLTGQVRNIAEVATAIANGDLSKKITVNVKGEILELKNTVNTMVDQLNSFASEVTRVAREVGTEGKLGVQAEVRGVAGTWKDLTDNVNLMAGNLTGQVRNIAEVATAIANGDLSKKITVDVKGEILELKNTINIMVDQLSSFVSEVTRVAREVGSEGKLGVQADVKGVAGTWKDLTDSVNFMAGSLTAQVRNIAEVTTAVANGDLSKKITVDVKGEILELKNTINTMVDQLNSFASEVTRVAREVGTEGKLGVQAEVRGVAGTWKDLTDNVNLMAGNLTGQVRNIAEVATAIANGDLSKKITVDVKGEILELKNTINIMVDQLSSFVSEVTRVAREVGSEGKLGVQADVKGVAGTWKDLTDSVNFMAGSLTAQVRNIAEVTTAVANGDLSKKITVDVKGEILELKNTINTMVDQLNSFASEVTRVAREVGSEGKLGVQAEVRGVAGTWKDLTDSVNFMAGSLTAQVRNIADVTTAVANGDLSKKITVDVKGEILELKNTINTMVDQLSSFASEVTRVAREVGTEGKLGVQAEVRGVAGTWKDLTGAVNMMAGNLTDQVRSIAEVATAIANGDLSKKITVQVKGEILELKNTINIMVDQLNSFASEVTRVAREVGSEGKLGVQADVKGVAGTWKDLTDSVNFMAGSLTAQVRNIAAVTTAVANGDLSKKISVDVKGEILELKNTVNTMVDQLNSFASEVTRVAREVGTEGKLGVQAEVKGVAGTWKDLTDSVNFMAGSLTAQVRNIADVTTAVANGDLSKKITVDVKGEILELKNTINTMVDQLNSFASEVTRVAREVGTEGKLGVQAYVRGVGGTWKDLTDNVNSMAGNLTAQVRNIAEVTKAVANGDLSKKITVDVKGEILDLKNTINTMVDQLSSFASEVTRVAREVGTEGKLGGQAVVQGVAGTWKDLTDNVNSMAGNLTAQVRGIARVVTAVANGDLKRKLMLDAKGEIETLAETINEMIDTLATFANQVTTVAREVGIEGKLGGQARVPGAAGTWKDLTDNVNELAATLTTQLRAIAEVATAVTKGDLTRSISVEALGEVAILKDNINQMIANLRETTQKNTEQDWLKTNLAKFTRMLQGQRDLETVSKLILSELAPLVGAQHGVFYLMDAGEQQQAYLKLLSSYAYRERKHLANRFHLGEGLVGQCALEKERILLTEVPMDYVKISSGLGESAPLNAVVLPVLFEGQVTAVIELASFRRFSEIHLTFFDQLTESIAIVLNTIAASMRTEELLKQSQSLAEELQTQQNELKETNKRLEQQAQSLKTSEDLLRTQQEELQQTNAELEEKAELLAQQKKEVEWKNREIEQARLSLEEKAAQLALSSKYKSEFLANMSHELRTPLNSLLILAKLLTDNIDGNLSTKQVEYSRTIYSAGNDLLALINDILDLAKIESGTMSIDMSQMLVTDLREQTDRTFRQIAQDKGLNFTIELGAELPKAIYTDPKRLQQVLKNLLSNAFKFTDRGEVSLRIDVAKQGWSINQETLNRAPIVVAFSVVDTGIGIAPEKQKVIFEAFQQADGTTSRKYGGTGLGLSISREIARLFGGEITLVSSLTQGSTFTFYLPQFNSDSAFITPELTSQLVPTQHSPLSTPHSALPTQHGLNTPLPLTALLEDDRIDINNGDRVLLIVEDDIHFARILLEMAQQQGFKVIAAQSGSNGLVLAQQFQPVGILLDIRLPDMDGWTVLDRLKHDPNTRHIPVHIMTVEEGKRRSLQLGALAYLQKPASSESISEALNKIKGFVERRVKSLLVVEDDDTQRHSIVELIGNSDVATTAVATGAEALEAIISQQFDCLVLDLGLPDMNGFELLQQIKQQPNGEFLPIIIYTGIELNKAQEAELRRITETIIVKDVRSPERLLDETTLFLHRVQAALPEPKRQILEQLHSRDYILANKKVLIVDDDVRNIFALTSMLERYHMQVIYAENGRDGITMLETTQDIDVVLMDVMMPEMDGYETTRLIRQNERFRALPIIALTAKAMQGDREKCIESGASDYITKPVDIEQLLSLLRVWLYR; from the coding sequence ATGACAACCGAACAATTAACCAGAGAAACCGACAATCTTGATTTAAAGCAACTGCTAAAAACACTAACTGCTGTTAAGAAAGGTGATTTTTCTGTGCGGATGTCTGTAGACCAAACGGGGCTGGCGGGGAAAATAGCTGACACGCTCAACGATATTATTGACCAGAATGAGCGTATGGCATTAGAACTACAGCGGATTGGTAATGTTGTTGGGAAAGATGGCAAAATTACTGAACGCGCTTCTATGGGAACTGTGCGCGGTTCTTGGTCAGATTGTGTCAATTCTGTCAATACTCTAATTACAGATTTAGTCCAACCCACCGCCGAGACTACACGGGTGATTCGGGCGGTTGCGAATGGAGATTTATCTCAAACCATCCCTACAGAACTAGATGGTAAAGCCCTCAAAGGTGAGTTTCTGCAAACAGCCAATATCGTCAACACAATGGTGGATCGGCTGGGTTCTTTTGCATCAGAGGTAACACGGGTAGCACGGGAAGTCGGAACAGAAGGAAAACTAGGGGTACAAGCGGAAGTCAAAGGTGTGGCGGGGACTTGGAAAGACCTCACCGACAACGTGAACTTGATGGCGGGAAATTTGACAGGACAGGTGCGGAACATTGCGGAAGTTGCAACTGCGATCGCCAATGGTGATTTATCGAAGAAAATTACTGTTAATGTCAAAGGCGAAATTCTGGAGTTGAAAAACACCGTCAACACAATGGTGGATCAGTTAAATTCCTTTGCGTCGGAAGTAACGCGGGTGGCGCGGGAAGTGGGAACGGAAGGAAAATTAGGAGTACAAGCAGAAGTCCGTGGTGTGGCGGGAACCTGGAAAGACCTCACCGACAACGTGAACTTGATGGCGGGTAACCTGACCGGACAGGTGCGGAATATTGCGGAAGTAGCAACTGCGATCGCTAATGGTGATTTATCGAAGAAAATTACAGTAGATGTGAAGGGCGAAATTCTGGAGTTGAAAAACACTATCAACATCATGGTGGATCAACTCAGTTCATTTGTGTCAGAAGTAACCAGGGTAGCGCGAGAAGTAGGAAGTGAAGGGAAACTCGGCGTACAAGCAGATGTCAAAGGTGTGGCGGGTACGTGGAAAGATTTGACCGACAGCGTGAACTTCATGGCGGGAAGTTTGACAGCCCAAGTGCGGAACATCGCCGAGGTAACAACAGCGGTAGCGAATGGGGACTTGTCGAAGAAAATCACGGTAGATGTGAAGGGCGAAATTTTAGAGTTGAAAAACACGATTAATACAATGGTGGATCAACTCAACTCCTTTGCGTCGGAAGTAACCAGAGTAGCGCGGGAAGTGGGAACGGAAGGAAAATTAGGCGTACAAGCAGAAGTCCGTGGTGTGGCGGGAACCTGGAAAGACCTCACCGACAACGTGAACTTGATGGCGGGTAACCTGACCGGACAGGTGCGGAATATTGCGGAAGTAGCAACTGCGATCGCTAATGGTGATTTATCGAAGAAAATTACAGTAGATGTGAAGGGCGAAATTCTGGAGTTGAAAAACACTATCAACATCATGGTGGATCAACTCAGTTCATTTGTGTCAGAAGTAACCAGGGTAGCGCGAGAAGTAGGAAGTGAAGGGAAACTCGGCGTACAAGCAGATGTCAAAGGTGTGGCGGGTACGTGGAAAGATTTGACCGACAGCGTGAACTTCATGGCGGGAAGTTTGACAGCCCAAGTGCGGAACATCGCCGAGGTAACAACAGCGGTGGCGAATGGGGACTTGTCAAAGAAAATCACCGTGGATGTGAAGGGTGAAATCTTAGAGTTGAAAAACACCATCAACACAATGGTGGATCAACTCAACTCCTTCGCCTCGGAAGTAACACGGGTGGCGCGAGAGGTAGGAAGTGAAGGAAAACTCGGCGTACAAGCAGAAGTCCGCGGGGTGGCGGGTACGTGGAAGGACTTAACTGACTCGGTAAACTTCATGGCGGGAAGCTTGACAGCCCAGGTAAGAAACATCGCTGATGTGACAACGGCGGTGGCGAATGGCGACTTGTCGAAGAAAATCACTGTGGATGTGAAGGGCGAAATTCTGGAGTTGAAAAACACCATCAACACAATGGTGGATCAACTGAGTTCCTTTGCATCGGAAGTAACCAGAGTAGCCCGTGAGGTGGGTACAGAAGGAAAACTCGGCGTACAAGCAGAAGTGCGAGGGGTTGCGGGAACTTGGAAAGACTTGACAGGTGCGGTGAATATGATGGCGGGGAACCTCACCGACCAAGTACGTAGTATAGCGGAAGTTGCCACAGCGATCGCCAATGGTGACTTGTCGAAGAAAATCACTGTCCAAGTGAAAGGGGAAATTCTCGAACTCAAGAACACCATCAATATCATGGTGGATCAGCTAAACTCCTTCGCATCTGAGGTAACAAGGGTAGCGCGGGAAGTAGGAAGTGAAGGAAAACTGGGCGTACAAGCAGATGTCAAAGGTGTGGCGGGTACGTGGAAAGACTTGACCGACTCTGTAAACTTCATGGCGGGAAGTTTGACAGCCCAAGTACGAAACATCGCGGCGGTGACAACGGCGGTGGCGAATGGCGACTTATCCAAGAAAATCTCTGTGGATGTGAAAGGGGAAATTCTCGAACTGAAAAACACCGTCAATACAATGGTGGATCAACTTAATTCCTTCGCCAGTGAAGTAACGCGGGTAGCGCGTGAGGTGGGAACGGAAGGTAAACTCGGTGTCCAAGCAGAAGTTAAAGGTGTGGCGGGGACGTGGAAAGACCTCACTGACAGTGTGAACTTCATGGCGGGAAGTTTGACAGCCCAAGTGCGGAACATTGCAGATGTAACAACAGCGGTGGCGAATGGCGACTTATCCAAGAAAATCACCGTGGATGTTAAGGGTGAAATTCTCGAACTGAAAAACACGATTAATACAATGGTGGATCAACTCAACTCCTTCGCATCAGAAGTAACGCGGGTGGCGCGGGAGGTGGGAACGGAAGGTAAACTCGGTGTCCAAGCCTATGTCCGCGGCGTTGGTGGGACGTGGAAAGACCTTACCGATAACGTCAACTCAATGGCGGGTAACTTGACAGCCCAGGTACGGAATATCGCCGAAGTAACTAAGGCGGTGGCGAATGGGGACTTGTCGAAGAAAATCACTGTGGATGTGAAGGGTGAAATTCTCGACTTGAAGAACACCATCAACACAATGGTGGATCAACTCAGTTCCTTTGCTAGTGAAGTAACGCGGGTGGCGCGAGAGGTGGGAACGGAAGGGAAATTAGGCGGTCAAGCTGTGGTGCAAGGTGTGGCGGGTACATGGAAAGACCTCACCGATAATGTGAACTCGATGGCAGGGAATTTGACAGCCCAGGTGCGAGGTATTGCACGAGTTGTAACCGCCGTTGCAAATGGTGACTTGAAGCGGAAATTGATGCTAGATGCGAAGGGTGAAATTGAAACCTTGGCGGAAACCATCAACGAAATGATTGATACCCTAGCGACCTTTGCCAATCAGGTAACAACCGTGGCGCGGGAAGTGGGAATTGAAGGGAAACTCGGCGGTCAAGCTAGGGTACCAGGGGCGGCGGGAACCTGGAAAGACTTAACAGACAACGTAAACGAACTGGCGGCGACCCTGACAACTCAGTTAAGGGCGATCGCCGAAGTAGCAACCGCAGTAACAAAAGGCGACTTAACCCGGTCGATTTCCGTGGAAGCACTAGGAGAAGTGGCAATCCTGAAAGACAACATCAACCAGATGATTGCCAATTTGCGCGAAACAACCCAGAAAAACACAGAACAAGACTGGTTAAAGACCAACTTAGCGAAATTCACGCGAATGCTGCAAGGTCAGCGCGATTTAGAAACAGTCTCCAAATTAATTCTCTCGGAACTTGCACCATTGGTAGGCGCACAACACGGCGTATTCTACTTAATGGATGCGGGTGAACAACAACAGGCGTATCTCAAATTACTTAGCAGTTACGCATACCGCGAACGCAAACATCTCGCAAATCGTTTTCACTTGGGCGAAGGTTTAGTCGGACAATGCGCGTTAGAAAAAGAGCGAATTTTGTTAACCGAAGTCCCGATGGATTATGTCAAAATTAGTTCTGGTTTGGGTGAATCAGCCCCACTCAACGCTGTAGTTTTACCCGTTTTGTTTGAAGGACAAGTCACAGCGGTGATTGAACTCGCTTCCTTCCGCCGCTTTAGTGAGATTCACTTAACATTCTTCGACCAACTTACCGAAAGTATTGCGATCGTTCTCAACACCATCGCCGCTTCCATGCGTACCGAAGAATTACTCAAACAGTCCCAATCTTTAGCCGAAGAACTGCAAACTCAGCAAAACGAACTCAAAGAAACTAACAAACGCCTCGAACAACAAGCTCAATCTCTGAAGACTTCGGAAGACTTACTCAGAACACAACAAGAAGAACTCCAGCAAACCAACGCCGAACTCGAAGAAAAAGCCGAGTTGTTGGCGCAGCAAAAGAAAGAAGTTGAATGGAAAAACCGCGAAATTGAACAAGCCAGACTTTCTTTAGAAGAAAAAGCAGCCCAACTCGCCCTATCATCCAAATACAAATCAGAATTTCTGGCGAATATGTCCCACGAACTGCGGACACCTTTAAATAGCCTGTTAATTTTGGCGAAGTTGTTGACAGATAACATCGATGGGAATCTCAGCACTAAACAAGTTGAATACAGCCGCACCATTTACTCAGCCGGAAATGACTTGTTGGCGTTGATTAATGACATCCTCGATTTGGCGAAAATTGAATCGGGAACCATGTCTATTGATATGTCGCAAATGTTAGTTACAGATTTGCGAGAGCAAACCGATCGCACCTTCCGCCAAATCGCCCAAGATAAAGGACTCAATTTCACCATTGAATTAGGCGCTGAACTTCCCAAAGCGATTTATACTGACCCCAAACGCTTGCAACAAGTCCTGAAAAATCTCCTTTCCAACGCCTTTAAATTTACCGATCGCGGTGAAGTAAGCTTGCGAATAGATGTCGCCAAGCAAGGATGGAGTATTAATCAAGAAACCTTGAACCGCGCCCCAATAGTAGTTGCCTTTTCTGTCGTCGATACAGGGATTGGTATTGCCCCCGAAAAGCAAAAAGTGATTTTTGAAGCATTTCAACAAGCCGATGGCACTACCAGCCGTAAATACGGCGGTACAGGGCTAGGCTTATCCATCAGCCGCGAAATTGCCCGTCTGTTTGGTGGAGAAATTACCTTAGTAAGTAGCCTCACTCAAGGCAGTACATTTACTTTCTACTTGCCACAATTCAATTCAGACTCAGCATTTATCACGCCGGAATTGACATCTCAACTAGTTCCTACTCAGCACTCCCCACTCAGCACTCCCCACTCAGCACTCCCCACTCAGCACGGGCTGAACACCCCGCTACCGCTAACAGCACTCCTAGAAGACGATCGCATTGATATCAACAATGGCGATCGCGTCTTGTTAATTGTCGAAGATGACATTCATTTTGCCCGCATCCTCTTAGAAATGGCACAGCAGCAAGGATTCAAAGTTATTGCCGCCCAAAGTGGTAGTAATGGTTTAGTCTTAGCCCAGCAATTCCAGCCTGTGGGGATTTTACTCGATATCCGCCTACCTGATATGGATGGTTGGACTGTACTAGATCGCTTAAAACATGATCCAAATACCCGCCACATTCCTGTACATATCATGACCGTCGAAGAAGGCAAACGACGCAGTTTGCAACTAGGCGCATTAGCATATTTACAAAAACCAGCCAGCAGCGAAAGTATATCTGAGGCTTTAAACAAAATTAAAGGTTTTGTGGAACGGCGGGTGAAGAGTTTGCTGGTAGTTGAAGATGATGATACTCAACGCCATAGCATTGTGGAGTTAATTGGTAATAGCGATGTTGCTACTACCGCCGTCGCCACTGGTGCAGAAGCCTTAGAGGCAATTATTTCTCAACAATTTGATTGTCTGGTGCTAGATTTAGGGCTACCCGATATGAATGGGTTTGAACTGCTACAACAAATTAAGCAGCAGCCCAATGGTGAGTTTTTACCCATCATTATTTACACTGGCATCGAATTGAATAAAGCCCAAGAAGCAGAACTGCGGAGGATTACAGAAACCATCATTGTCAAAGATGTGCGATCGCCCGAACGTTTGCTTGATGAAACTACATTGTTCTTGCACCGAGTCCAAGCTGCTTTACCAGAACCCAAACGGCAAATACTCGAACAACTCCACTCCCGTGACTACATCCTGGCAAATAAAAAAGTATTAATTGTTGATGACGATGTTCGGAATATCTTTGCCTTGACCAGTATGCTAGAACGCTATCACATGCAGGTAATCTATGCAGAAAACGGCAGAGATGGCATCACCATGTTAGAAACTACACAAGATATTGATGTGGTGTTAATGGATGTGATGATGCCCGAAATGGACGGTTACGAGACAACCCGCTTAATTCGGCAAAATGAACGATTCAGAGCCTTACCAATTATTGCCCTCACCGCCAAAGCCATGCAAGGCGATCGCGAAAAGTGCATCGAATCCGGCGCATCAGACTACATCACCAAACCTGTAGATATTGAGCAGTTACTTTCTCTATTGCGCGTCTGGTTATATCGGTAA
- the ureG gene encoding urease accessory protein UreG, translating to MTAFRVGVAGPVGSGKTALVDALCKALRDRYHLAVVTNDIYTQEDAQFLVRSQALNSDRILGVETGGCPHTAIREDASMNLAAIEQLEERFDNLDLVFLESGGDNLAATFSPELVDLTIYVIDVAAGDKIPRKGGPGITKSDLLVINKTDLAPFVGADLNVMERDAKKMRGEKPFIFTNLKTQSGLTDVVSFVSKHIT from the coding sequence ATGACCGCATTTAGAGTAGGTGTTGCAGGCCCTGTAGGTTCCGGAAAGACGGCTTTAGTGGATGCTTTATGTAAAGCGTTGCGCGATCGCTATCATCTTGCTGTGGTGACGAATGATATTTATACTCAAGAGGATGCACAGTTTTTAGTACGTTCTCAGGCTTTAAACAGCGATCGCATTTTGGGTGTGGAAACTGGTGGTTGTCCCCACACAGCGATTCGTGAAGATGCTTCGATGAATTTAGCCGCTATTGAACAATTAGAAGAGCGTTTTGATAATTTAGATTTAGTCTTTTTAGAAAGTGGTGGTGATAATTTAGCCGCTACTTTCAGTCCAGAATTAGTCGACTTAACAATTTACGTAATTGATGTAGCTGCTGGCGATAAAATTCCCCGCAAAGGTGGGCCAGGAATTACCAAATCTGATTTATTAGTCATTAATAAAACTGACCTTGCACCATTCGTCGGCGCAGATTTAAACGTGATGGAACGAGATGCAAAAAAAATGCGCGGTGAAAAACCCTTTATCTTTACTAATTTAAAAACTCAATCAGGACTAACTGATGTAGTTAGCTTTGTTAGTAAACATATTACTTAA
- a CDS encoding urease accessory protein UreF produces MDTITLTDIHFLGILQLASPALPVGAYSYSEGLETLVEDGIIANQETLKHWLTSELRYGAIRLEAAVMLRAAESAKMGNLETLSYWNHWLSAARETQELRNSSWQMGRSLAQLLGKLQPELLPTINSVGNPCNYAIAFGIAVAHWQIHLNAALLAYLHSWTSNLITAGVKLIPLGQTAGQALLLDLQPLISATLQEILVLEDDELSCCSWGLSLASMQHETQYTRLFRS; encoded by the coding sequence ATGGACACCATCACCCTCACTGATATTCATTTTTTGGGGATTTTGCAGTTAGCCAGTCCAGCTTTACCTGTGGGGGCTTATAGTTATTCGGAAGGTTTGGAAACTTTAGTGGAAGATGGCATAATTGCCAATCAAGAGACTCTCAAACACTGGTTAACCTCGGAATTACGTTACGGTGCAATTCGCCTGGAAGCAGCGGTAATGTTACGGGCGGCGGAATCTGCGAAAATGGGGAATTTAGAAACCCTATCTTATTGGAATCACTGGTTATCGGCGGCGCGAGAAACTCAAGAATTACGTAATTCAAGTTGGCAAATGGGGCGATCGCTGGCTCAATTACTTGGTAAACTACAACCAGAACTACTACCTACGATTAATAGTGTGGGTAATCCTTGCAATTATGCGATCGCTTTTGGTATCGCTGTCGCCCATTGGCAAATTCATCTAAATGCTGCTTTACTCGCATATCTGCATAGTTGGACAAGTAATCTCATCACCGCCGGAGTTAAACTTATCCCCCTCGGACAAACAGCCGGACAAGCATTATTGCTAGATTTACAGCCGTTAATTAGTGCGACCTTGCAAGAAATTCTCGTTTTAGAAGATGATGAACTGAGTTGTTGTAGTTGGGGTTTGTCTCTAGCGAGTATGCAGCATGAAACACAGTATACGAGGTTGTTTAGAAGTTGA
- the ureE gene encoding urease accessory protein UreE has translation MILTQRKPPDADAVVSLTLALTAEERTRSRHRFEMADGQVVFLRLPRGTVLRDGDILQDENDGSLMRIVAKPEPVLTVSATSSLLLMRAAYHLGNRHVAVEITPSYLRLSPDGVLCGMLVQLGLEITEEIAPFQPELGAYGHHHPH, from the coding sequence ATGATCTTGACTCAGCGAAAACCACCCGATGCTGATGCTGTGGTGAGTTTAACTTTAGCACTGACGGCGGAAGAACGCACCCGCAGTCGTCATCGGTTTGAGATGGCGGATGGACAGGTTGTGTTTTTGCGTTTACCACGGGGGACGGTGTTACGGGATGGCGATATTTTACAAGATGAAAATGATGGTAGTTTAATGAGAATTGTTGCGAAACCGGAACCTGTGCTGACTGTATCGGCTACTTCATCACTTTTATTAATGCGGGCAGCATACCATCTGGGAAATCGTCATGTGGCGGTGGAAATTACACCGAGTTATTTACGCTTATCACCAGATGGGGTTTTATGTGGGATGTTAGTACAGTTAGGACTGGAAATTACTGAGGAAATTGCACCGTTTCAGCCAGAATTAGGGGCTTATGGACACCATCACCCTCACTGA
- a CDS encoding glutamate-5-semialdehyde dehydrogenase, whose amino-acid sequence MTIVEVGSSLVEIAGKTRAAASKLAILSTEAKNQAIAAIAQGLESAQEEILQANVADCQAAAAEGIAKPLYKRLQLDEHKLRDAIAGVRDVGKLADPIGKVQIHRELDTGLILKRITCPLGVLGIIFEARPEAAIQIVSLAIKSGNGVILKCGKEAVRSCEAIVKAIKQGLSQTDVSPDAVQLLTTREETVGLLKLDKYVDLIIPRGSNSFVRFVQENTRIPVLGHADGICHAYIDQAADINKAVEITVDAKIQYAAACNAIETLLVHQAIAGEFLPQVATALAENHVQLKGDQRTLEILPNIAPASEIDWETEYSDLILSIKIVDDLEDAIAHINQYGSRHTDVIITEDIATAEAFFGLVNSAGVFHNCSTRFADGFRYGFGAEVGISTQQMPPRGPVGLEGLVTYKYQMTGNGHIVASYTGANAKAFIHRDL is encoded by the coding sequence ATGACTATTGTGGAAGTTGGGTCATCTTTAGTTGAGATTGCTGGGAAAACTCGCGCCGCTGCTAGTAAGTTGGCAATTCTTTCGACAGAGGCGAAAAATCAAGCGATCGCAGCGATCGCTCAAGGGTTAGAATCGGCTCAAGAAGAAATATTGCAGGCGAATGTGGCTGACTGTCAAGCTGCGGCGGCGGAAGGAATTGCTAAACCTCTATATAAGCGCTTGCAGTTAGATGAACATAAGTTAAGAGATGCGATCGCTGGAGTCCGAGATGTTGGTAAACTGGCTGATCCTATCGGTAAAGTCCAGATTCACCGCGAACTGGATACTGGATTAATTCTCAAACGCATTACTTGTCCTTTGGGTGTGTTGGGGATTATTTTTGAAGCGCGTCCAGAAGCTGCAATTCAAATTGTTTCTTTGGCGATTAAATCAGGTAATGGTGTAATTCTCAAATGTGGTAAAGAAGCTGTACGTTCTTGTGAAGCGATAGTTAAAGCGATTAAACAAGGATTATCGCAAACAGATGTCAGTCCTGATGCGGTGCAGTTACTCACTACACGCGAAGAAACTGTGGGACTTTTAAAATTAGATAAATATGTAGATTTAATTATTCCACGCGGTTCTAATTCTTTTGTGCGGTTTGTCCAAGAAAATACCCGCATTCCTGTACTTGGTCATGCGGATGGAATTTGTCATGCTTATATCGATCAAGCTGCTGACATTAATAAAGCTGTAGAAATTACTGTTGATGCTAAAATTCAATATGCAGCTGCTTGTAATGCCATTGAAACTTTATTAGTTCATCAAGCAATTGCTGGGGAATTTTTACCCCAAGTTGCGACAGCTTTAGCAGAAAATCATGTGCAATTAAAAGGTGATCAACGCACCTTAGAGATTTTACCAAATATTGCCCCCGCCAGCGAAATTGATTGGGAAACAGAATATAGTGATTTAATTTTATCAATTAAAATTGTCGATGATTTAGAAGATGCGATCGCGCATATTAACCAATACGGTTCACGTCACACCGATGTAATTATTACAGAAGATATCGCCACCGCTGAAGCTTTCTTTGGTTTGGTCAATTCTGCTGGCGTTTTTCACAATTGTTCCACACGTTTTGCTGATGGTTTCCGTTACGGTTTTGGTGCAGAAGTTGGTATTAGTACTCAACAAATGCCTCCCCGCGGCCCTGTCGGGTTAGAAGGATTGGTAACATATAAATATCAAATGACTGGTAATGGTCACATCGTCGCTAGTTACACTGGCGCGAATGCAAAAGCATTTATCCACCGAGATTTATAA
- a CDS encoding nucleoside hydrolase, with protein MSKQLVLMDHDGGVDDYLATMLLLTMDHIELLGVVVTPADCYVEPAVSATRKIIDLMGFSHIPVAESTVRGINPFPRLYRRDSFIVDHLPILNQQDTINTPLLTEPGQDFMVRMLREAPQPVMLMVTGPLTTVAVALEQAPDIEAKIEKIVWMGGALNVGGNVEKSLEAGQDGSAEWNVYWDAVSAAQVWQTQIEIIMCPLDLTNNVPVTSDIVYKMGKQRHYPVSDLAGQCYALVIPQDYYFWDVLATAYLGHPEFYQLREWETEIITTGVSQGRTKVVPSGRKIYAMDTVDKEAFYAYILQQWAR; from the coding sequence ATGTCAAAACAACTTGTGTTAATGGATCACGATGGTGGTGTAGACGATTACCTAGCAACTATGCTGCTGTTGACGATGGATCATATCGAATTGCTTGGTGTGGTTGTGACTCCTGCTGATTGTTATGTTGAACCAGCCGTTAGCGCTACACGCAAAATAATTGATTTGATGGGATTTTCTCATATCCCAGTTGCCGAAAGTACAGTACGTGGCATAAATCCTTTTCCCCGTCTCTATCGTCGTGATTCGTTTATTGTTGACCATCTCCCTATTCTCAACCAGCAGGACACGATTAATACACCTCTGCTTACAGAACCTGGACAAGATTTTATGGTGCGAATGTTAAGAGAAGCACCTCAACCAGTAATGCTGATGGTAACAGGGCCATTAACGACAGTTGCAGTGGCGTTAGAACAAGCACCAGATATTGAAGCCAAGATTGAAAAAATTGTCTGGATGGGTGGCGCGTTGAATGTTGGTGGTAATGTGGAAAAAAGTTTAGAAGCCGGACAAGATGGTTCGGCGGAGTGGAATGTCTATTGGGATGCAGTTTCAGCCGCGCAAGTTTGGCAAACCCAAATTGAAATTATTATGTGTCCTTTAGATTTGACTAACAATGTACCTGTGACATCAGACATTGTGTATAAAATGGGAAAACAACGCCATTATCCTGTTTCTGATTTAGCTGGACAATGTTACGCACTGGTAATTCCCCAAGATTATTATTTTTGGGATGTGCTGGCGACGGCTTATTTAGGACATCCAGAATTTTATCAACTGCGGGAGTGGGAAACGGAAATTATTACCACTGGTGTAAGTCAAGGACGGACTAAGGTTGTTCCTAGCGGTCGGAAGATTTATGCAATGGATACAGTTGATAAAGAGGCTTTTTATGCTTATATCTTGCAGCAATGGGCGAGGTAA